A region of Thermococcus argininiproducens DNA encodes the following proteins:
- a CDS encoding FAD-dependent oxidoreductase → MRPLDLYEKDSSKRITIYFEGKVLDAYDGEKLPVALLANRIYWITTSLQGRKRGAFTFGPLPVVINGVKNMNGRKTAVRDGMRIERQNYGEFQEVVEIGENKETIQEVVDVAVIGGGMAGIGAVLELQEHLTVAIIEERGWLGGAMSLKGITQEGFDGSPREVIDELTSKFNENVKVFKGTISLGVFDEGEYFLVPAVKKGQLIEIMAKKVILATGAVENILLFENNDFPGVFRLDFALEVMNKWGVAPGRKVAIVGRRPERVIPELEKWGIEYVVVPNPKRIEGEEGVERLIDMNNNVYEVDAVIMSDYRIPDINPVTQAGGKLTFKWGYYVPVIDEQNRIREGIYVAGSVTGIKPHYANYLEGRLVGAYILKEFNYKSTPAVYREKLEKYEPEALPPLHVDFKAMDLKDVQICGCDVDLKKVDDVVKQGITDLQIVKRLTHLAMGFCQGRFCLFNGAILVSQRTGKEMSTIDLPVARPPLKNVRVKALAKEG, encoded by the coding sequence ATGCGGCCATTAGATCTTTATGAGAAAGACTCTTCTAAAAGGATCACAATATATTTTGAGGGAAAAGTGCTAGATGCTTATGATGGGGAGAAACTGCCAGTTGCTTTGCTTGCTAATAGGATTTACTGGATAACTACAAGCTTACAAGGAAGAAAAAGAGGAGCATTCACCTTTGGTCCTCTTCCAGTAGTAATTAATGGCGTCAAAAATATGAATGGAAGAAAGACTGCTGTGAGGGATGGGATGCGAATAGAGAGACAAAACTATGGTGAATTTCAAGAAGTTGTGGAGATTGGTGAGAACAAGGAGACTATTCAAGAAGTTGTTGATGTTGCAGTGATTGGTGGGGGAATGGCAGGAATTGGTGCAGTATTAGAACTTCAGGAGCATTTAACAGTTGCAATAATAGAGGAAAGAGGCTGGCTTGGAGGGGCAATGTCTCTTAAGGGAATTACCCAGGAAGGGTTTGATGGATCTCCTAGGGAAGTTATTGATGAGCTTACTTCAAAATTTAATGAAAATGTAAAAGTTTTCAAAGGTACAATCTCCCTTGGAGTTTTTGATGAGGGAGAATACTTTTTAGTACCTGCTGTTAAAAAAGGTCAATTAATTGAGATAATGGCAAAAAAAGTAATTTTAGCCACTGGTGCTGTTGAGAACATACTTCTCTTTGAAAACAACGATTTTCCAGGAGTGTTTAGGCTTGATTTTGCTCTTGAAGTAATGAATAAATGGGGAGTTGCTCCAGGCAGGAAGGTAGCCATTGTTGGGAGGAGACCTGAGAGGGTAATTCCAGAGCTGGAAAAGTGGGGTATTGAATACGTGGTAGTACCTAATCCAAAGCGGATTGAGGGGGAAGAAGGTGTTGAACGACTTATTGACATGAATAACAACGTTTACGAAGTAGATGCAGTTATAATGAGTGATTATAGGATACCTGACATCAACCCTGTGACACAGGCTGGAGGAAAACTCACGTTTAAGTGGGGATACTATGTTCCTGTTATTGATGAACAAAACCGCATAAGAGAAGGGATTTATGTTGCTGGAAGTGTAACAGGCATAAAACCACACTATGCTAACTATCTCGAAGGAAGGCTTGTTGGGGCGTACATCTTAAAGGAGTTTAACTATAAGAGCACACCTGCTGTATACAGGGAAAAGCTAGAGAAGTATGAACCCGAAGCTTTACCACCACTTCACGTTGACTTTAAAGCCATGGATCTAAAGGATGTGCAGATATGTGGTTGTGATGTGGATCTGAAAAAAGTTGATGATGTTGTGAAACAAGGAATCACTGATCTCCAGATAGTAAAGAGACTCACTCATCTGGCAATGGGCTTCTGTCAGGGAAGATTTTGTCTTTTCAATGGGGCTATTCTTGTTAGTCAGAGAACAGGGAAAGAAATGAGCACAATAGATCTCCCGGTTGCGAGACCTCCACTTAAGAATGTGAGAGTGAAAGCCCTTGCGAAGGAGGGATGA
- the cobB gene encoding NAD-dependent protein deacetylase has translation MIEEAAKLITHSRFLIAFTGAGISAESGVPTFRDKGGLWEKYKIEDVATPEAFKRNPGRVWEFYKMRMQLMKNVRPNPAHLTLTELENMGILKAVITQNIDNLHKMAGTKTVIELHGNIYSVKCSNCEYKENLLETRKLDEFLMERRIPKCPKCGSFIRPDVVWFGESLPQETLQKAFKLAERADICLVIGTSGQVFPAAYIPYIVKDSGGYVIEINLKESGITPIADLFLKGNAGEIMRLLLRKVKVCLKNKKC, from the coding sequence ATGATAGAAGAGGCAGCAAAACTCATTACTCACTCTCGTTTTTTAATAGCTTTTACAGGAGCAGGAATAAGTGCTGAAAGTGGTGTTCCTACCTTCAGAGACAAAGGAGGTCTATGGGAGAAATATAAAATTGAAGATGTGGCTACTCCAGAGGCTTTCAAACGAAACCCTGGACGGGTATGGGAATTTTATAAAATGCGGATGCAGCTTATGAAAAATGTGAGACCAAATCCAGCACACTTAACTTTGACAGAACTTGAGAATATGGGAATCTTAAAGGCAGTTATAACTCAGAACATAGATAATCTTCATAAGATGGCAGGAACTAAGACTGTTATAGAGTTACATGGGAACATTTACTCTGTCAAATGCTCCAACTGTGAGTATAAAGAAAATTTGTTAGAAACTAGGAAGCTTGATGAGTTCTTGATGGAAAGAAGGATCCCAAAATGTCCAAAATGTGGATCATTTATTCGCCCTGATGTGGTGTGGTTTGGAGAATCTCTACCTCAAGAAACTCTTCAAAAAGCGTTTAAACTCGCCGAACGGGCCGATATTTGTCTTGTTATAGGGACAAGTGGACAAGTTTTTCCAGCTGCATATATTCCCTACATTGTCAAAGATAGTGGGGGATACGTAATAGAAATCAACCTTAAGGAAAGTGGAATAACTCCAATAGCAGACTTGTTCCTAAAGGGAAATGCCGGCGAAATTATGAGGCTTCTTTTAAGGAAGGTTAAAGTTTGTTTGAAGAACAAAAAATGTTAG
- a CDS encoding ASCH domain-containing protein produces MVQIRKFMLVDNSYKSKILNGKKKTTIRFGNYEAKPGSEVYLAITPSDTVIAKVRITNVEKKKVKELTIEDAKKDGFKDVKELVKALNKIYGELHGDDEVTIIHFDILKKFDEGIPLKWLKGLNYREPVEIAKLYIKSKLKDSADVDLIIKKIYSEGLKSAVRRYGPKRVKNSLLKAYHRLYEEGKI; encoded by the coding sequence ATGGTTCAAATAAGGAAGTTCATGCTGGTGGATAATTCTTACAAGTCAAAGATACTCAATGGGAAGAAGAAAACAACTATTAGATTTGGAAATTATGAGGCAAAGCCCGGGAGTGAAGTTTATCTTGCAATAACCCCCAGTGACACAGTAATTGCGAAAGTTAGAATAACAAACGTGGAGAAAAAGAAGGTTAAAGAGCTCACGATAGAGGATGCTAAAAAGGATGGCTTTAAGGATGTCAAAGAGTTGGTAAAGGCATTAAATAAAATTTATGGGGAACTTCATGGAGATGACGAAGTGACAATAATTCATTTTGACATTCTTAAAAAGTTTGATGAGGGTATTCCTCTAAAATGGCTGAAGGGGCTTAATTACAGAGAACCAGTGGAAATAGCCAAATTATACATTAAAAGTAAATTAAAAGACTCTGCAGATGTTGACTTAATTATTAAAAAAATCTATTCTGAGGGTTTAAAGAGTGCTGTGAGAAGATATGGTCCAAAAAGAGTTAAAAATTCACTTTTAAAAGCGTATCACAGGCTTTATGAAGAGGGGAAAATTTAA
- a CDS encoding TIGR02253 family HAD-type hydrolase: protein MNMVKVIFFDLDDTLVDTSRLAELARKNAIDNMIQHGFPIDFETAYNELMELISEYGSNFPHHFDYLLRRFDLRYNPKWVAAGVIAYHNTKFAHLREVKNARKALIKLREMGYRLGIITDGNPIKQWEKVLRLDLDDFFENVVVSDFEGVKKPHPKIYQKALKIFRVNADEAVMVGDRLYSDIFGAKRVGMYTIWFRYGKYAHKELEYEEYADFKINDLLELPQVVEVLENGSNKEVHAGG, encoded by the coding sequence ATGAATATGGTAAAGGTCATATTTTTTGATTTGGATGATACTCTTGTGGATACATCACGTTTGGCTGAACTCGCTAGGAAGAATGCAATAGACAATATGATTCAACATGGTTTTCCTATTGACTTTGAAACTGCTTATAATGAACTAATGGAACTTATAAGCGAATATGGGAGCAACTTCCCTCATCATTTTGATTATCTTCTGCGAAGATTCGATCTAAGGTATAACCCTAAATGGGTAGCTGCAGGAGTAATAGCTTATCATAATACAAAATTTGCCCATCTTAGGGAAGTTAAAAATGCCAGAAAGGCTCTTATAAAACTCAGAGAGATGGGATATAGACTAGGGATAATAACAGATGGCAATCCAATAAAACAATGGGAAAAGGTTTTGAGACTCGATTTGGATGATTTCTTTGAGAATGTTGTAGTATCAGATTTTGAAGGGGTTAAAAAGCCTCATCCAAAGATCTATCAAAAAGCTTTGAAGATCTTTCGTGTAAACGCTGACGAGGCCGTCATGGTGGGAGATAGGCTTTACTCTGATATCTTTGGGGCCAAAAGAGTGGGCATGTATACAATATGGTTCCGCTATGGGAAATATGCTCATAAGGAGCTTGAATATGAAGAGTATGCAGACTTTAAGATCAATGACCTCCTAGAACTTCCGCAGGTTGTAGAGGTGCTTGAAAATGGTTCAAATAAGGAAGTTCATGCTGGTGGATAA
- a CDS encoding sodium-dependent transporter yields MERVETGEHWGTRLGFIFAIIGAMVGSGNIWRFPRMMAMYGGGAFLIPYSIALFTVAIPLLIAEGIIGRETGKSTIIGFAKYAGKKYAWLGAWVAWINIAIMFYYAVVNGWALAYFVKGLTGLYASYAPGKGLETWNAFIGGWQPLFFTLLVWIFTWYIMAVGVKRIEKVASFMVPSLILFLIVVIIRAITMPGSDVGLTYMFKFDTTKLSNAEAWLQAYSQVLWSTGAGWGIYLTYSSYLKKNDDINLNSHITGFGDTSAALLGGLAVITTVAVTAPLIGLDPFKVYAEGNVGLTFIWLTELFPKVPAGFAIGTLFYLALFFAAFTSQIAITDVFVKNMVDFGLPRKKAATYVAIIGLIAGVPAAISINWLNNQDWAWGVGLLVSAIVISFIMLKTGLEKNRETANRGSDIKIGKWWDIMIGYVSPLSIIVVMLWWLKQSISWYPETWWKPTEVFSAGTVIFQWILAAIVLYVLVNKMLMPKIEARLAEEGA; encoded by the coding sequence ATGGAAAGAGTAGAAACTGGTGAACACTGGGGTACTAGGTTGGGTTTTATTTTTGCTATTATAGGTGCAATGGTCGGCAGCGGTAACATATGGCGTTTTCCAAGAATGATGGCAATGTATGGTGGCGGTGCATTTTTGATTCCGTACAGCATTGCACTGTTTACAGTAGCGATCCCACTGCTTATTGCAGAAGGTATCATTGGTAGAGAAACTGGAAAGAGTACCATTATAGGATTTGCAAAATACGCCGGGAAGAAATATGCATGGCTTGGAGCATGGGTAGCATGGATTAATATCGCTATAATGTTCTATTATGCCGTTGTTAATGGTTGGGCACTGGCATACTTTGTTAAAGGATTAACAGGACTTTATGCAAGCTATGCTCCAGGAAAAGGTTTAGAAACGTGGAACGCATTCATTGGTGGATGGCAGCCATTGTTCTTCACATTGCTTGTTTGGATATTCACATGGTACATAATGGCAGTAGGTGTTAAGAGAATAGAGAAAGTCGCCAGTTTCATGGTTCCATCATTGATACTCTTCCTCATTGTGGTTATTATAAGGGCCATCACAATGCCAGGTTCAGATGTTGGACTCACATATATGTTCAAATTTGACACCACAAAACTCTCTAATGCAGAAGCATGGCTTCAGGCATATAGTCAGGTGTTGTGGAGCACTGGAGCTGGATGGGGTATCTATCTGACGTATTCATCATATCTAAAGAAGAATGACGATATTAACCTTAACTCCCACATTACAGGATTTGGTGATACAAGTGCAGCACTCTTGGGTGGTTTGGCTGTAATCACCACAGTAGCAGTTACCGCACCCCTCATTGGACTTGATCCATTCAAGGTGTACGCAGAGGGTAACGTTGGATTGACATTCATTTGGTTGACTGAGCTCTTCCCCAAGGTGCCAGCAGGCTTTGCAATAGGAACACTCTTCTACTTGGCATTGTTCTTTGCAGCGTTCACATCACAAATTGCAATTACAGACGTCTTTGTGAAGAACATGGTGGATTTTGGACTCCCAAGGAAGAAAGCTGCTACATACGTTGCTATCATTGGTTTGATTGCTGGAGTTCCAGCAGCAATTAGCATCAACTGGCTCAACAACCAAGATTGGGCTTGGGGTGTTGGTTTGCTAGTTAGTGCAATTGTGATTTCATTCATCATGCTCAAGACTGGCTTAGAGAAGAACAGAGAAACTGCTAACAGAGGTTCCGATATTAAGATCGGCAAGTGGTGGGACATAATGATTGGTTATGTCTCCCCACTGAGCATCATAGTCGTCATGCTATGGTGGCTTAAGCAATCAATCTCCTGGTATCCAGAAACATGGTGGAAGCCTACCGAGGTATTCAGCGCTGGAACAGTAATATTCCAATGGATCTTAGCAGCCATAGTTCTCTATGTGCTGGTTAACAAGATGCTCATGCCCAAGATAGAGGCAAGACTTGCAGAGGAGGGAGCGTGA
- a CDS encoding ornithine cyclodeaminase family protein, translating to MLLLSRNDLKKVLSMREAIDAVEKAFLEFYHERADVPLRTIIEIEKHNGFLLYMPSYLKESEALAIKVVSLYAQNPKKGLPSVLATILLNDPETGKPLALMEGTYITAMRTGAASGVATKYLARKDAKTVGIIGAGVQARTQLWAICEVREIEEALVYDLNENRAKAFAEEMSNKLGIEILTASNPKEVAKNVDILIVATTATRPVINGEWIQNGTHINSIGWMGKDARELDSGTVKRSKLVVDSREGVLSESGDILIPIQEGIIDETHVYAELGELVAGVKAGREHEEEITLFKSVGLAIEDAITAKLAYEKALKLGVGTEVTL from the coding sequence ATGTTGCTTCTTAGCAGAAACGACCTGAAGAAAGTCCTGTCTATGAGAGAAGCTATAGATGCAGTAGAAAAAGCATTTCTTGAGTTTTATCATGAAAGGGCAGATGTCCCCTTAAGAACAATAATAGAAATCGAAAAACACAATGGCTTTTTATTATACATGCCAAGCTACCTAAAAGAGAGTGAGGCCTTGGCAATTAAGGTAGTCTCTCTGTATGCCCAAAACCCCAAAAAAGGCCTTCCCAGTGTATTAGCAACTATCCTGCTCAACGATCCCGAAACTGGAAAACCTTTAGCACTTATGGAAGGGACTTATATAACTGCAATGAGAACTGGAGCTGCTAGTGGAGTCGCCACAAAATACCTTGCAAGAAAAGATGCAAAAACTGTAGGAATAATTGGTGCTGGAGTACAAGCAAGAACACAGCTGTGGGCCATTTGTGAAGTCAGGGAGATAGAAGAAGCCCTAGTATATGACTTAAATGAGAATAGGGCCAAGGCTTTTGCTGAGGAAATGTCAAACAAACTTGGAATAGAAATACTTACTGCCTCAAATCCCAAAGAGGTTGCTAAAAATGTTGACATCCTCATTGTTGCTACCACCGCAACCAGACCTGTTATCAATGGAGAATGGATTCAAAATGGAACTCATATAAACTCTATTGGATGGATGGGCAAAGATGCCCGTGAGCTTGATTCAGGGACTGTGAAAAGATCTAAATTAGTTGTGGACTCTAGAGAAGGAGTACTGAGTGAATCAGGAGATATACTTATCCCTATACAAGAGGGAATAATCGATGAAACACATGTATATGCAGAATTAGGGGAACTCGTGGCTGGAGTTAAGGCAGGACGAGAACATGAAGAAGAAATAACGCTCTTTAAGAGTGTGGGACTTGCAATAGAAGACGCCATTACAGCCAAATTGGCCTATGAGAAAGCATTGAAATTAGGAGTTGGTACAGAAGTGACGCTTTAG
- a CDS encoding NAD(P)/FAD-dependent oxidoreductase, with translation MNSDIVVIGGGITGIAIAHELAKRGEEVTVIEKRFIGSGSTFRCGTGIRQQFNDEANVQVMKRSVELWKKYSEEYGFSFKQTGYLFLLYNEEEVEQFRENISIQNRFGVPTKLITPEEAKEIVPLLDTSEIIAASWNPTDGKADPFHATTAFALHAQEMGARILEYTEVKDIIIADNEIKAVKTNNGVIKTGIVINATNAWSKLINAMIKLPIRIPIEPYRHQAIITQPIKKNAINPMVISFKYKDSYLTQTDHGGIIGGIGYEVGPTYNLTPSYGFLREVTTYLSKIIPSLRELLILRTWAGYYAKTPDSNPAIGKIEEINDYYIAAGFSGHGFMMGPAVGEMVADLITKGKASLPVEWYDPYRFERGELRQKALQMG, from the coding sequence ATGAATAGTGATATAGTTGTAATTGGAGGAGGAATAACGGGAATTGCTATTGCTCACGAGCTTGCTAAACGAGGTGAGGAAGTAACTGTCATTGAAAAAAGATTCATTGGTTCTGGTTCCACTTTTAGATGTGGAACAGGGATACGACAACAATTCAATGACGAGGCTAATGTCCAGGTTATGAAGCGCTCTGTAGAACTCTGGAAGAAATATAGTGAGGAATATGGTTTCTCCTTTAAACAGACGGGTTATTTATTTTTGCTCTATAATGAGGAAGAAGTTGAACAATTTAGAGAGAATATCTCTATCCAAAACAGATTTGGTGTTCCTACAAAGCTTATAACACCAGAAGAAGCAAAAGAAATAGTCCCGCTTCTAGATACAAGTGAGATTATAGCGGCTTCGTGGAATCCTACTGATGGAAAGGCAGATCCCTTCCATGCTACAACGGCATTTGCTCTTCATGCTCAAGAGATGGGTGCCAGGATATTGGAATATACTGAGGTCAAGGATATAATTATTGCAGATAATGAGATTAAAGCGGTAAAAACAAACAACGGTGTTATTAAGACAGGAATAGTTATCAATGCCACAAATGCATGGTCAAAACTCATTAATGCAATGATAAAGCTTCCAATAAGAATTCCAATTGAGCCTTATAGGCATCAGGCAATAATTACCCAACCTATAAAGAAGAATGCAATAAATCCAATGGTAATTTCTTTCAAATACAAAGATTCCTACCTAACTCAAACTGATCATGGAGGAATAATTGGAGGGATAGGATACGAAGTTGGACCGACATATAATCTGACACCCTCCTATGGATTTCTCCGTGAGGTTACAACGTATCTTTCTAAGATAATTCCCTCTTTGAGAGAACTGCTAATACTGAGAACGTGGGCTGGATATTATGCAAAAACCCCTGATAGTAATCCCGCAATAGGCAAGATAGAGGAGATAAACGACTATTACATTGCAGCTGGCTTTAGTGGTCATGGCTTCATGATGGGACCAGCAGTGGGTGAGATGGTAGCAGATTTAATTACTAAAGGCAAGGCTAGTTTGCCTGTAGAGTGGTATGATCCATATCGTTTTGAAAGAGGAGAACTAAGACAAAAAGCCTTACAAATGGGTTGA
- a CDS encoding DUF3783 domain-containing protein, with amino-acid sequence MILVIGFEKEEFSRIKEMLDEFEVYEVPEYCRDWIIEEVVEKAPSFEGSGNWHWRKFIIMHDIPNESVKEVIGRVRSLGIKEIIFATTTPTSLSWMLEDLLKELIREDEYFRRLKEEQKKMKTFYLDIGKS; translated from the coding sequence ATGATACTTGTGATAGGATTTGAAAAGGAAGAGTTTTCTAGGATTAAGGAGATGTTAGATGAATTTGAGGTTTATGAAGTTCCTGAATACTGCAGAGATTGGATAATTGAAGAAGTAGTTGAAAAAGCCCCCTCTTTTGAGGGTAGTGGAAACTGGCATTGGAGGAAGTTCATTATAATGCATGACATTCCAAATGAGAGTGTAAAGGAGGTTATAGGGAGAGTCCGGTCGTTAGGCATTAAGGAGATAATTTTTGCCACCACAACACCGACATCCCTATCTTGGATGCTGGAAGACCTTCTCAAAGAACTCATCCGAGAAGATGAGTACTTTAGAAGGCTAAAAGAAGAGCAAAAGAAAATGAAAACCTTCTACTTGGACATTGGAAAAAGTTAA
- a CDS encoding OBG GTPase family GTP-binding protein → MPTNVTAEYLAAEEEYRQAKSIPEKIKALEKMYATVPKHKGTEKLRLQIKRKISELRKELEKQQSQRKGGGYSFSVKKEGAAQIVFAGLPNVGKSSLLKALANVDIDVADYPFTTVEPIPGMMNHKDVQIQLVEVPGLIEGAALGKGMGTQLLSVIRNADAIAIVVDLSQDPLRQMEVILKEFERAGIKVNKRRPKVDIKRMPMGGIIINGQHLIQGDVSEVMKMLREEGIHSAEITVKEPVTLEDFSDALDESLVWRKAIIIANKGDAPGSKENYEKLIKTYNDRFKIVPVSAKKKANIEILKEELYQLADIIRVFTKSPGEDPAYPPIALKKGSTVLDVAERIHKDFAKNFKYARVWGKSAKFPGQRVGAEHVLEDGDIVEVHAR, encoded by the coding sequence ATGCCAACAAACGTAACAGCAGAGTACTTAGCAGCAGAAGAGGAATACCGACAAGCAAAAAGTATACCGGAGAAAATTAAGGCTCTTGAAAAGATGTATGCTACGGTACCAAAGCACAAGGGAACTGAGAAGCTCAGGCTTCAAATCAAACGTAAAATATCAGAACTTAGAAAAGAACTTGAAAAACAGCAAAGTCAGAGAAAGGGTGGAGGTTATTCATTTAGCGTTAAAAAAGAAGGTGCAGCTCAGATAGTCTTTGCAGGTTTACCTAATGTTGGTAAGTCTTCACTTCTAAAGGCCTTGGCCAATGTGGATATAGATGTGGCTGATTATCCATTCACAACAGTTGAGCCTATTCCAGGCATGATGAATCATAAAGACGTTCAAATCCAGCTTGTTGAAGTTCCAGGCTTGATTGAAGGGGCTGCATTAGGCAAAGGTATGGGAACACAACTTTTAAGTGTTATAAGGAATGCAGATGCTATTGCGATAGTTGTAGATCTCTCCCAAGATCCCCTGAGGCAGATGGAGGTAATCTTAAAGGAGTTTGAGCGTGCTGGAATAAAAGTGAACAAAAGAAGGCCAAAAGTGGATATAAAGAGGATGCCTATGGGAGGCATCATCATAAATGGACAGCATTTGATACAAGGAGATGTCTCTGAAGTCATGAAAATGCTTAGAGAAGAGGGTATTCACAGTGCAGAGATTACAGTAAAAGAACCAGTCACACTCGAGGACTTTTCAGATGCTCTTGATGAGAGCCTTGTGTGGAGAAAGGCAATAATAATAGCAAACAAAGGGGATGCTCCAGGAAGTAAAGAGAACTATGAAAAGCTTATTAAGACGTATAATGATAGATTTAAGATAGTACCTGTTTCCGCTAAAAAGAAGGCAAATATTGAGATATTAAAAGAGGAGTTGTATCAACTAGCTGATATAATTCGGGTTTTCACCAAGTCCCCAGGAGAAGATCCAGCATATCCCCCTATTGCTCTTAAAAAAGGTTCAACCGTTCTGGATGTAGCAGAAAGAATTCATAAAGACTTTGCTAAAAACTTTAAATATGCTAGAGTATGGGGAAAGAGTGCGAAGTTCCCTGGACAGAGAGTCGGAGCAGAACATGTGTTGGAGGATGGAGATATAGTGGAAGTTCATGCGAGATAA
- a CDS encoding proline racemase family protein → MFAKHILYVVDTHTEGEPTRILLSGVNVKGEDIIEKRKYFKENYDWIRTALLHEPRGHGDQFGAVLVPSEIADFGVIYMDTAGYLDMCGHATMGIATALVELGIIEPNEPYTSIKLETPAGLVEAKTRVENGVVKEVTVVDVPSFHVGEFEIEYPKIGKINVDVAFGGNFYVIANAKDLGLRVRKDYINKLIPAALKLIEVANNQIEVHHPRKGVQNRINLAMLTDEPEREGSNGKNVVIWGEGSVDRSPCGTGSASRVATLYSKGVLKEGDIFIHESILGTQFKIKIVGTTKIGDYTAIIPEITGSAYITKISQDIISKNDPLWKGFLLK, encoded by the coding sequence GTGTTCGCGAAACACATTCTTTATGTCGTTGATACCCATACAGAGGGAGAACCTACAAGGATATTGCTCTCAGGAGTGAATGTAAAAGGAGAGGACATCATAGAAAAAAGGAAATACTTCAAAGAGAATTATGACTGGATAAGAACTGCTTTACTTCACGAACCCAGAGGTCATGGGGATCAATTTGGAGCTGTTTTAGTGCCTTCTGAGATAGCCGATTTCGGAGTTATATACATGGATACTGCTGGTTATTTGGACATGTGTGGTCATGCTACAATGGGAATTGCAACAGCGTTAGTAGAGCTGGGAATTATTGAACCAAATGAGCCATATACGAGTATAAAACTTGAAACACCTGCAGGGTTGGTAGAAGCAAAGACAAGAGTAGAAAACGGAGTAGTCAAAGAAGTTACCGTTGTAGATGTACCTAGCTTCCACGTAGGAGAGTTTGAAATTGAATATCCCAAAATTGGAAAAATAAATGTAGATGTGGCTTTTGGTGGAAACTTCTATGTGATAGCAAATGCCAAAGATCTGGGTCTTAGAGTTAGAAAAGATTACATAAACAAACTCATACCAGCTGCGTTAAAGTTGATTGAGGTGGCAAACAATCAGATAGAGGTTCATCATCCAAGAAAAGGTGTTCAAAATAGAATAAACCTTGCAATGCTAACCGATGAACCAGAAAGAGAAGGCTCCAACGGGAAAAATGTGGTTATATGGGGAGAGGGAAGTGTGGATAGAAGTCCCTGCGGAACTGGAAGCGCTTCAAGAGTGGCCACTCTATATTCAAAAGGTGTGCTAAAAGAGGGAGATATTTTCATCCATGAGAGTATACTTGGAACCCAATTCAAGATTAAGATTGTAGGAACAACAAAAATAGGTGATTACACTGCAATAATACCTGAGATTACTGGAAGTGCATACATTACAAAAATTTCCCAAGACATAATCTCCAAAAACGACCCATTATGGAAAGGATTTTTATTAAAATAA
- a CDS encoding Lrp/AsnC family transcriptional regulator, with protein MKGILDDIDKEILKVLQKNSRTPLREISKRVGLAESTVYERIKKLKEKGIIKRFTIIPDPESLGFNLLAFILIKARAGKYADVAKKLVTYPEIVEIYETTGDYDMILKIRTRNSTELNDFLNKIGEIDGVVATHTMVVLKVHKETPELPL; from the coding sequence ATGAAAGGGATTTTGGATGATATTGATAAAGAAATCCTAAAAGTGCTCCAAAAAAACAGTCGTACTCCTTTGAGAGAGATTTCTAAGCGAGTTGGTTTAGCCGAGTCAACTGTATACGAGCGAATCAAAAAGTTAAAGGAAAAGGGAATAATAAAGAGGTTCACAATCATTCCCGATCCAGAGTCGCTTGGTTTTAACTTATTGGCCTTCATCCTCATCAAGGCTAGAGCTGGGAAATACGCAGATGTTGCAAAAAAGCTTGTCACTTACCCTGAAATTGTAGAGATATATGAAACCACGGGAGATTACGATATGATACTCAAAATACGAACTAGAAATAGTACAGAGCTCAATGATTTTCTTAACAAAATCGGAGAGATAGATGGTGTTGTAGCAACACATACAATGGTGGTATTAAAGGTCCACAAAGAAACCCCAGAACTTCCGCTTTAA